One genomic segment of Amycolatopsis sp. WQ 127309 includes these proteins:
- a CDS encoding cobalt-precorrin-4/precorrin-4 C(11)-methyltransferase, whose translation MTVYFVGAGPGAADLITVRGRDLLARCGGCLYPGSMTPTDLLAYCPPSAELVDTANLSLVEIVEKLVHGHRAGHDVVRLCSGDPSLYSAVAEQARRLDAAGVPYEVVPGVPAFAASAAVLGRELTVPAVGQSLIITRVQARSTAMPPGETLAAFAATGATLALHLAINHVERVTGELAPHYGADCPVAVVALASQPGETVVRGVLGELPQLVRAAGMTRAATIFVGRVLAAAGFPDSFLYSSARDRANQPESL comes from the coding sequence ATGACCGTGTACTTCGTCGGTGCCGGCCCCGGGGCCGCGGACCTGATCACCGTGCGCGGGCGTGACCTGCTGGCTCGCTGCGGCGGCTGCCTCTACCCCGGCAGCATGACGCCCACCGACCTGCTCGCGTACTGCCCGCCGTCCGCGGAGCTGGTGGACACGGCGAACCTCAGCCTGGTGGAGATCGTCGAGAAGCTGGTCCACGGGCACCGGGCCGGGCACGATGTCGTCCGGTTGTGCTCTGGCGACCCGTCGCTCTACAGCGCCGTCGCCGAGCAAGCGCGGCGCCTCGACGCCGCCGGCGTGCCGTACGAGGTCGTGCCCGGCGTGCCCGCCTTCGCGGCGTCGGCCGCGGTGCTCGGGCGGGAGCTGACCGTGCCGGCGGTCGGGCAGAGCCTGATCATCACGCGCGTGCAGGCCCGCTCGACCGCGATGCCGCCGGGCGAGACGCTGGCCGCGTTCGCCGCCACCGGGGCGACCCTCGCGCTGCACCTGGCGATCAACCACGTCGAACGGGTCACCGGCGAGCTCGCCCCGCACTACGGCGCCGACTGCCCGGTCGCCGTCGTGGCGCTCGCGAGCCAGCCCGGCGAAACCGTCGTGCGCGGGGTGCTCGGCGAACTCCCGCAGCTGGTCCGCGCGGCCGGGATGACGCGGGCGGCGACCATCTTCGTCGGCCGGGTGCTCGCCGCGGCCGGGTTTCCGGACAGCTTCCTCTATTCCAGTGCCCGCGACCGGGCGAACCAACCGGAGTCGTTGTGA
- a CDS encoding cobalt-precorrin-6A reductase produces MILILGGTGEARQLASDLTNRGVRVVSSLAGRVARPRLPVGEVRVGGFGGAEGLAAWLRENDVRAVVDATHPFAERIGANAAKAAELTKIPLLRLARPGWEAGENDVWHWADDLPDAARKLPGLGKRVFLTSGRQGLPAFAHLDDLWFLIRCVDPPEPPLPRHHELLLARGPYEVDSERELLARVDVLVTKDSGGDLTSAKLTAARELGVPVLLVRRPPRPVTETAATGPEAVEWVLNR; encoded by the coding sequence GTGATCCTCATCCTCGGCGGCACGGGCGAAGCGCGGCAGCTCGCCTCGGACCTGACCAACCGCGGAGTGCGCGTCGTGTCTTCCCTGGCGGGACGCGTCGCGCGGCCACGGCTCCCGGTCGGCGAAGTGCGCGTAGGCGGCTTCGGCGGCGCGGAAGGCCTCGCGGCCTGGCTGCGCGAGAACGACGTACGCGCCGTCGTGGACGCGACGCACCCGTTCGCCGAGCGCATCGGCGCCAACGCGGCGAAGGCGGCCGAACTCACGAAGATCCCGCTGCTGCGGCTCGCCCGGCCCGGCTGGGAAGCCGGTGAAAACGACGTCTGGCACTGGGCGGACGACCTCCCCGACGCCGCCAGGAAACTCCCCGGCCTGGGCAAACGCGTCTTCCTCACCAGCGGCCGCCAAGGGCTGCCCGCCTTCGCGCACCTCGACGACCTCTGGTTCCTGATCCGCTGCGTCGACCCGCCCGAACCGCCACTGCCCCGGCACCACGAACTGCTCCTCGCGCGCGGACCGTACGAAGTGGACAGCGAGCGCGAACTGCTCGCCCGGGTTGACGTCCTCGTCACGAAGGATTCCGGCGGCGACCTGACCAGTGCCAAACTCACAGCCGCCCGCGAGCTGGGCGTGCCCGTGCTGCTGGTCCGGCGACCGCCGAGGCCGGTGACCGAGACCGCCGCGACCGGGCCCGAGGCCGTCGAATGGGTGCTGAACCGATGA
- the bluB gene encoding 5,6-dimethylbenzimidazole synthase, producing MIEEFYEVLRKRRDVRGEFTGEPIPEATLMRILEAAHAAPSVGLSQPWDFVLVDDHATRERFAKHVHEERDVFAGQLGEERAGTFANIKIEGILESSLGIVVTYDPARGAPDVLGRHAIADAGLYSVCLAIQNLWLAATAEGLGVGWVSFYREPFLRELLGIPAGVRPVAWLCTGPVSRLETVPDLERHGWRSRRPLAGAIHHGRFTPRDPGSG from the coding sequence ATGATCGAAGAGTTCTACGAAGTCCTGCGCAAGCGCCGCGACGTCCGCGGCGAGTTCACCGGCGAGCCGATTCCCGAGGCGACGCTGATGCGGATCCTCGAAGCCGCGCACGCCGCGCCGAGCGTCGGGCTCAGCCAGCCGTGGGACTTCGTGCTGGTCGACGACCACGCGACCCGCGAGCGGTTCGCGAAGCACGTCCACGAGGAGCGGGACGTCTTCGCCGGACAGCTCGGCGAAGAGCGCGCCGGCACCTTCGCGAACATCAAGATCGAGGGCATCCTCGAGTCGAGCCTCGGCATCGTCGTCACCTACGACCCCGCGCGCGGCGCGCCCGACGTGCTCGGCCGGCACGCCATCGCCGACGCCGGCCTGTACTCGGTCTGCCTGGCCATCCAGAACCTCTGGCTGGCCGCGACCGCCGAGGGTCTCGGCGTCGGCTGGGTGAGCTTCTACCGCGAGCCGTTCCTGCGCGAACTGCTCGGCATCCCGGCCGGCGTGCGGCCCGTCGCGTGGCTGTGCACCGGCCCGGTCAGCCGGCTCGAAACCGTGCCCGACCTGGAACGCCACGGGTGGCGCAGCCGCCGTCCCCTGGCCGGGGCGATACACCACGGGCGGTTCACGCCGCGTGACCCGGGGTCTGGGTGA
- a CDS encoding precorrin-2 C(20)-methyltransferase translates to MTGTLYGVGLGPGDPELMTVKAARLISEAAVIAYHSARHGRSIARSVAEPYLRAGQIEEKLVYPVTTETTDHPGGYEGAIADFYELSAKRLAEHLDAGRDVVVLCEGDPFFYGSYMYMHERLSGRFAAVVVPGVTSVSAASSVLGRPLVQRDEVLTILPGTLPAPELARRLADTDAAAVVKLGRTFGSVREALAEAGKLDDAFYIERATWGEQRISPLASVDPASVPYFSLALLPSPAYASRQATAVAPVPSTATGEVVVVGLGPAGPEWLTPEASAELEAAEHIVGYGPYVARVPQKAGQQRHASGNRVEADRAVEALSLAASGARVAVVSSGDPGVFAMASAVLEQVSSGHGAGVRVRIVPGVTAAQAAASRVGAPLGHDYCVLSLSDRLKPWEIIEKRLDAAGAADLVLALYNPASRTRTTQLADARSVLLRHRSPSTPVVVARDVGGPEEDVRITTLGELDPSTVDMRCLLIVGSSRTRAENGIVWTPRSY, encoded by the coding sequence ATGACCGGCACGCTGTACGGCGTCGGGCTCGGCCCCGGCGACCCGGAACTCATGACGGTCAAGGCCGCGCGGCTGATCTCGGAAGCCGCGGTGATCGCGTACCACAGCGCGCGGCACGGCCGGAGCATCGCGCGGTCGGTGGCCGAGCCGTACCTGCGTGCGGGGCAGATCGAGGAGAAGCTCGTCTACCCGGTCACGACCGAGACGACCGACCACCCCGGCGGCTACGAGGGCGCGATCGCGGACTTCTACGAGCTGAGCGCGAAACGGCTCGCCGAGCACCTGGACGCGGGCCGCGACGTCGTGGTGCTCTGCGAAGGCGATCCGTTCTTCTACGGCTCGTACATGTACATGCACGAACGGCTTTCCGGCCGGTTCGCCGCCGTGGTCGTGCCGGGGGTGACGTCGGTGAGCGCGGCGTCGTCGGTGCTCGGCCGCCCGCTGGTCCAGCGCGACGAGGTCCTGACGATCCTGCCGGGCACCCTGCCCGCGCCGGAACTGGCCCGGCGTCTCGCGGACACCGACGCGGCGGCGGTGGTGAAGCTGGGACGCACGTTCGGTTCGGTGCGGGAGGCGCTGGCGGAGGCCGGGAAGCTCGACGACGCGTTCTACATCGAGCGCGCGACGTGGGGGGAGCAGCGGATTTCGCCGTTGGCTTCGGTGGATCCCGCTTCGGTGCCGTACTTCTCGCTGGCGTTGCTGCCTTCGCCGGCTTACGCGTCTCGTCAGGCTACCGCGGTCGCTCCGGTTCCTTCGACGGCCACCGGCGAGGTCGTCGTGGTCGGGCTGGGGCCCGCCGGTCCGGAGTGGCTGACGCCGGAGGCCTCGGCCGAACTGGAGGCGGCGGAACACATCGTCGGGTACGGCCCGTACGTCGCGCGGGTGCCGCAGAAGGCCGGGCAGCAGCGGCACGCGTCGGGCAACCGGGTCGAGGCGGACCGCGCGGTGGAGGCGTTGTCGCTGGCCGCTTCCGGCGCTCGCGTGGCCGTGGTCTCCTCGGGCGATCCGGGGGTGTTCGCGATGGCGTCGGCGGTGCTGGAGCAGGTGTCTTCGGGTCACGGCGCGGGCGTCCGGGTCCGGATCGTCCCGGGCGTGACGGCGGCCCAGGCGGCGGCGTCCCGGGTCGGCGCGCCGCTGGGGCACGACTACTGCGTGCTCTCGCTGTCGGATCGGTTGAAGCCGTGGGAGATCATCGAGAAGCGCTTGGACGCGGCCGGCGCGGCGGATCTGGTGCTGGCGCTGTACAACCCGGCTTCGCGGACTCGTACGACCCAGCTCGCGGACGCCCGCTCTGTCTTGCTGCGGCACCGCTCGCCGTCGACTCCGGTCGTGGTGGCGCGGGACGTCGGCGGCCCGGAGGAGGACGTCCGGATCACGACGCTGGGCGAGCTGGACCCGTCCACTGTGGACATGCGCTGCCTGCTGATCGTGGGCTCGTCCCGCACCCGCGCGGAGAACGGCATCGTCTGGACGCCCCGCAGCTACTGA
- a CDS encoding arabinosyltransferase domain-containing protein, with amino-acid sequence MRLIAVALGLLSALCALAFPFLPVVQDTAEVVWPTGSDTRSVNAPLTGYWAQDLRAELPCAAVRSVDARTNGPGLLFATVPDGRTDPKSGKGVGMQLRVDNGVLIASSQGQQIAQQPLPAEKCDVELDVDAKQMTLAVAGTPVFHADGDVRPRVVGIYSSINSSKDPIAGLHVSVVPDTRYQTSPTALKITVGVLAVLSLIGCMIAVWRRDSGFARRAPRWAPVGWWRLTMRDATVIAALGAWVFIGPVTSDDGYILTMARVTEQTGFLTNYHRWFGVAEAPFGWFYHVFELMAHVSVVPPWIRLPSFLLGVLCWLLISREVMPRLGAQVRTSRPASWAAATVFLVWWMPYNNGVRPEPVAALGSLLAICAVERTLVTRRLLPLCLGLTAAGFTLAATPTGLIAVAPYLVAARPLFKLIRQRANENGWLPVLAPVAAAGLLVLVVVFADQTFATVQEATRIRTQVGPNLSWFQELARYQLLFADLPDGSAPRRFPVLLIVLCTATCLVMLLRRGRIQGASLGPARRLIGTTALFFLLLALTPTKWTHHFGAFAAVGASMAALTALATSSTVLRSKRNRAAFLAGLLVVGALAATGPNTYWFVSRLGVQWTNVAPSIGGIPLSTILLVAAAIAGVYAFVENVRAHRPTAAPPVQEGRLRALRLGSLSLVVVCGLVAGGEFVTMAWAIHNQAGSYSLGAANVGHLFGKSCNLSDHVMVERDAATSILHPQSEQRTVPDETKPPENSPLPNPDRDNGRVQTGFHTRSVDDKDPLAEPPHGFTPENVPMWSSYLDPETRAGRLRSDWYALTEKPADGQVVVATAGASRRPTSVSLDYGVNTPEGVKILRSQFVLPPGGGTGGWNDTRINLRDLPPETNALRINIVDNDLTEDGWIAASAPRVPTFTTLTDKIGSKPVYIDWPASFVYPCAQPVMSHDGISQVPEYRITAGGLADEAEWASSTNGGPIGWLEELAEEPEVPSYLIGQPSQSWGQLLQIEPFTEGIAPTVIHGEKTVPGWWSPGPGPSQPNGKDPTR; translated from the coding sequence ATGCGTCTGATTGCCGTAGCGCTGGGGTTGCTCTCGGCCCTGTGCGCGCTGGCTTTCCCCTTCCTGCCGGTGGTGCAGGACACGGCGGAGGTCGTCTGGCCGACCGGCAGCGACACCCGCTCCGTCAACGCGCCCTTGACCGGGTACTGGGCCCAGGATCTGCGCGCCGAACTGCCGTGCGCGGCCGTCCGTTCGGTCGACGCCCGCACGAACGGCCCCGGCCTCCTGTTCGCCACCGTGCCCGACGGCCGCACCGACCCGAAGTCCGGCAAGGGCGTCGGGATGCAGCTGCGCGTCGACAACGGGGTGCTGATCGCCTCCAGCCAGGGCCAGCAGATCGCCCAGCAGCCGCTGCCGGCCGAGAAGTGCGACGTCGAGCTGGACGTCGACGCGAAGCAGATGACCCTGGCCGTCGCCGGGACGCCGGTGTTCCACGCCGACGGTGACGTCCGCCCGCGCGTGGTCGGCATCTACTCCTCGATCAACTCGAGCAAGGACCCGATCGCCGGGCTGCACGTCTCGGTCGTGCCGGACACGCGGTACCAGACGTCGCCGACCGCGCTGAAGATCACCGTCGGCGTGCTGGCCGTGCTGTCGCTGATCGGCTGCATGATCGCGGTCTGGCGCCGCGACTCCGGCTTCGCCCGCCGCGCCCCGCGCTGGGCGCCGGTCGGCTGGTGGCGGCTGACGATGCGGGACGCCACGGTGATCGCCGCGCTCGGCGCGTGGGTCTTCATCGGGCCTGTGACCTCGGACGACGGCTACATCCTGACCATGGCGCGGGTCACCGAGCAGACCGGGTTCCTGACGAACTACCACCGCTGGTTCGGCGTCGCCGAGGCGCCGTTCGGCTGGTTTTACCACGTGTTCGAGCTGATGGCGCACGTCAGCGTGGTGCCGCCGTGGATCCGGCTGCCGTCGTTCCTGCTCGGCGTCCTGTGCTGGCTGCTGATCAGCCGCGAGGTCATGCCGCGCCTGGGCGCCCAGGTCCGCACCAGCCGCCCGGCCAGCTGGGCCGCGGCGACGGTGTTCCTGGTCTGGTGGATGCCCTACAACAACGGCGTCCGGCCGGAACCGGTCGCCGCGCTCGGCTCGCTGCTGGCGATCTGCGCCGTCGAACGCACCCTGGTGACGCGGCGGCTGCTGCCGCTGTGCCTCGGCCTGACCGCGGCCGGGTTCACCCTGGCCGCGACGCCGACCGGGCTGATCGCGGTGGCGCCGTACCTGGTCGCCGCGCGTCCGCTGTTCAAGCTGATCCGCCAGCGCGCCAACGAGAACGGCTGGCTGCCGGTGCTCGCGCCGGTCGCCGCGGCCGGGCTGCTCGTGCTGGTCGTGGTGTTCGCCGACCAGACGTTCGCGACGGTCCAGGAGGCGACCCGGATCCGCACCCAGGTCGGCCCGAACCTGTCGTGGTTCCAGGAGCTCGCGCGCTACCAGCTGCTGTTCGCCGACCTGCCGGACGGCTCGGCGCCACGCCGGTTCCCGGTGCTGCTGATCGTGCTGTGCACCGCCACCTGCCTGGTGATGCTGCTGCGCCGCGGCCGCATCCAGGGCGCGTCGCTCGGCCCCGCGCGCCGCCTGATCGGCACGACGGCGTTGTTCTTCCTGCTCCTGGCCCTGACGCCGACGAAGTGGACCCACCACTTCGGCGCGTTCGCGGCGGTCGGGGCGTCGATGGCGGCGTTGACGGCCCTCGCGACCAGTTCGACGGTGCTGCGGTCCAAACGCAACCGCGCCGCGTTCCTGGCCGGGCTGCTGGTCGTCGGCGCGCTGGCCGCGACCGGGCCGAACACGTACTGGTTCGTCTCGCGCCTCGGCGTCCAGTGGACGAACGTGGCGCCGTCGATCGGCGGCATCCCGCTGTCCACGATCCTGCTGGTGGCGGCCGCGATCGCGGGGGTATACGCGTTCGTCGAGAACGTCCGCGCGCACCGGCCCACCGCCGCGCCACCGGTGCAGGAAGGCCGGTTGCGCGCGCTGCGGCTCGGCTCGCTGTCGCTGGTGGTGGTCTGCGGCCTGGTGGCGGGCGGCGAGTTCGTCACGATGGCGTGGGCGATCCACAACCAGGCCGGCAGCTACAGCCTGGGCGCGGCGAACGTCGGGCACCTGTTCGGCAAGAGCTGCAACCTCTCCGACCACGTCATGGTGGAGCGCGACGCGGCGACGAGCATCCTGCACCCGCAGTCCGAGCAGCGGACCGTCCCCGACGAGACCAAGCCGCCGGAGAACTCGCCGCTGCCCAACCCCGACCGCGACAACGGCCGCGTCCAGACCGGCTTCCACACCCGCTCGGTCGACGACAAGGACCCCCTGGCGGAGCCGCCGCACGGGTTCACGCCGGAGAACGTGCCGATGTGGTCGAGCTACCTCGACCCCGAGACGCGCGCGGGCCGCCTGCGCAGCGACTGGTACGCGCTGACGGAGAAGCCCGCGGACGGCCAGGTCGTGGTGGCGACGGCGGGCGCGTCCCGCCGGCCGACGTCGGTCAGCCTCGACTACGGCGTCAACACCCCCGAGGGCGTGAAGATCCTGCGCAGCCAGTTCGTGCTCCCGCCGGGCGGGGGCACGGGTGGCTGGAACGACACCCGCATCAACCTGCGCGACCTCCCGCCGGAGACGAACGCGCTGCGCATCAACATCGTCGACAACGACCTCACGGAGGACGGCTGGATCGCGGCGTCGGCGCCGCGCGTCCCGACGTTCACGACGTTGACCGACAAGATCGGCTCGAAGCCGGTGTACATCGACTGGCCGGCGTCGTTCGTGTACCCGTGCGCCCAGCCGGTGATGTCCCACGACGGGATCTCGCAGGTCCCGGAGTACCGCATCACGGCGGGCGGCCTGGCGGACGAGGCGGAGTGGGCGTCCTCGACCAACGGCGGCCCGATCGGCTGGCTCGAAGAGCTGGCTGAGGAGCCCGAGGTCCCGAGCTACCTGATCGGCCAGCCGAGCCAGTCGTGGGGCCAGCTGCTGCAGATCGAGCCGTTCACCGAAGGCATCGCCCCGACGGTGATCCACGGCGAGAAGACGGTCCCCGGCTGGTGGTCCCCGGGCCCAGGCCCGAGCCAGCCGAACGGCAAGGACCCCACCCGCTGA
- a CDS encoding Gfo/Idh/MocA family protein, whose amino-acid sequence MTHLRWGLLAAGTIAAEFAAGVDESKHGVLTAVAARSADRAREFATRFEIPKAYGSYEDLLADPEVDAVYVSTPHPMHREWAIAAAEAGKHVLCEKPLTVTAADAEEVIAAARTHDVFLMEAFMYRLHPQTRRLAELISSGAIGEVRAVDVTFSYAGEDGEDGEVARLGDLALGGGGILDVGCYCTSLARLVAQAALGVDVVEPEEVTGMAKLSATGVDEYATGLLRLPGDILARLSCGFRLAQEDGIHVYGSRGQLHVPRPAWIHALRKPVTSQIVLTPLDGEPQVIEIEASQGLFAREADHVAAHVGDRQAPELTWAETLANMRTLDRWREAVGYGRPS is encoded by the coding sequence GTGACGCACCTGCGCTGGGGCCTGCTGGCCGCCGGGACCATCGCCGCCGAGTTCGCCGCGGGCGTCGACGAGAGCAAGCACGGCGTGCTGACCGCCGTCGCCGCGCGGTCCGCCGACCGGGCGCGCGAGTTCGCGACGCGCTTCGAGATCCCGAAGGCCTACGGCAGCTACGAAGACCTCCTCGCCGATCCGGAGGTCGACGCGGTGTACGTCTCGACGCCGCACCCGATGCACCGGGAATGGGCGATCGCGGCGGCCGAAGCGGGCAAGCACGTGCTGTGCGAGAAGCCGCTGACCGTCACCGCCGCCGACGCCGAGGAGGTCATCGCCGCGGCCCGCACACACGACGTCTTCCTGATGGAGGCGTTCATGTACCGGCTGCACCCGCAGACGCGGCGGCTGGCCGAGCTGATCTCGTCCGGCGCGATCGGCGAGGTGCGCGCGGTCGACGTCACCTTCAGCTACGCCGGCGAAGACGGTGAAGACGGCGAGGTGGCCCGGCTCGGCGACCTCGCGCTCGGCGGCGGCGGGATCCTCGACGTCGGCTGTTACTGCACGTCGCTGGCGCGCCTGGTCGCGCAGGCGGCGCTCGGCGTCGACGTCGTGGAGCCGGAAGAGGTGACGGGGATGGCGAAGCTGTCCGCGACCGGTGTCGACGAGTACGCGACCGGCCTGCTGCGACTGCCCGGCGACATCCTCGCGCGGCTCTCGTGCGGGTTCCGGCTCGCGCAGGAGGACGGCATCCACGTCTACGGCAGCCGAGGACAGCTGCACGTGCCGCGGCCGGCGTGGATCCACGCGCTGCGCAAGCCGGTGACGTCGCAGATCGTCCTCACCCCGCTCGACGGAGAACCCCAGGTCATCGAGATCGAAGCGAGCCAGGGGCTCTTCGCGCGCGAAGCGGATCACGTCGCCGCGCACGTCGGTGACCGGCAGGCGCCCGAGCTGACCTGGGCGGAGACGCTGGCCAACATGCGAACGCTCGACCGCTGGCGGGAAGCCGTCGGCTACGGACGTCCTTCGTGA
- a CDS encoding precorrin-8X methylmutase yields the protein MIDYLRDGAEIYRHSFATIREEADLAILPDDVAGLAVRMIHACGMVDLVDDVRYTLDVVESGRAALEAGAPILCDAQMIASGVTRRRLPAGNEVVCTLSDPSVPGLAERMGTTRSAAALELWRDKLPGSVVAIGNAPTALFRLLEILDEGAGAPAAIIGVPVGFVGAAESKVELAKRAPAPYLVVHGRRGGSAMAVAAINALASTEE from the coding sequence GTGATCGACTACCTGCGGGACGGTGCCGAGATCTACCGGCACTCGTTCGCCACGATCCGCGAGGAAGCGGACCTGGCGATCCTGCCCGACGACGTGGCCGGCCTGGCGGTCCGGATGATCCACGCCTGCGGCATGGTCGATCTGGTCGACGACGTGCGGTACACCCTCGACGTCGTCGAGTCCGGCCGTGCCGCGCTGGAGGCGGGCGCGCCGATCCTGTGCGACGCGCAGATGATCGCCAGCGGCGTCACCCGGCGTCGCCTGCCCGCGGGCAACGAAGTCGTCTGCACGCTGTCGGACCCCAGCGTGCCCGGCCTCGCCGAGCGGATGGGCACGACGCGTTCGGCGGCGGCCTTGGAACTGTGGCGTGACAAGCTGCCCGGCTCGGTCGTGGCGATCGGCAACGCGCCGACCGCGCTGTTCCGCTTGCTGGAGATCCTGGACGAAGGCGCCGGAGCGCCGGCGGCGATCATCGGCGTGCCGGTCGGGTTCGTCGGCGCGGCGGAGTCCAAAGTAGAGCTGGCGAAGCGGGCACCCGCGCCGTACCTGGTGGTGCACGGACGTCGTGGCGGCAGCGCGATGGCCGTCGCCGCGATCAACGCGTTGGCGAGCACCGAAGAATGA
- a CDS encoding precorrin-3B synthase, with protein sequence MPTPARVRADACPGVFATHDAADGPLARVRLPGGAVSAVQLRALADCAEACGDGDLHLTSRGNVQLRGVTRPGLAGRLADAGLLPSPSHERVRNVLASPLSGLTGGLADVRGLAAALDAVLCATPELASLPGRFLFAFDDGRGDVAGEGADVCWRATGPSEGTLLLAGGDTGRRVALADAVSTLIDVALEFLRVRGSAWRVAELDDPAWRGAPVPRVDVQVPVGMLSASAAGVIPRFGQLSAAQARALASCGPAVVTPWKSVVLPDAPADVFERLGFGGEPLGTSACIGRPGCAKSRADVRADAVFRSGLRAHFSGCERRCGKPSQSTVDVVAEAGGYRVDGRWVPFEELKGTL encoded by the coding sequence ATGCCGACCCCCGCGCGTGTGCGAGCCGACGCGTGCCCCGGTGTTTTCGCCACCCACGACGCCGCGGACGGCCCGTTGGCGCGGGTGCGGCTGCCCGGGGGTGCGGTTTCCGCCGTGCAGCTGCGGGCGCTGGCCGACTGCGCCGAGGCGTGCGGCGACGGCGACCTCCACCTGACCTCGCGCGGCAACGTCCAGCTGCGCGGGGTGACCCGGCCCGGCCTCGCGGGCCGGCTGGCCGACGCGGGCCTGCTGCCGTCGCCGTCGCACGAGCGGGTCCGGAACGTCCTCGCCTCGCCGCTGAGCGGCCTGACCGGCGGGCTCGCCGACGTCCGCGGGCTGGCGGCCGCGCTCGACGCCGTCCTGTGCGCGACGCCGGAGCTGGCGTCGCTGCCCGGGCGGTTCCTCTTCGCGTTCGACGACGGACGTGGTGACGTGGCCGGCGAAGGCGCCGACGTCTGCTGGCGCGCGACCGGTCCCTCCGAAGGAACCCTGCTGCTCGCGGGCGGTGACACCGGACGTCGCGTGGCTCTGGCTGACGCCGTCTCGACGCTGATCGACGTCGCGCTGGAGTTCCTCCGGGTGCGCGGGTCCGCTTGGCGCGTCGCCGAGCTGGACGACCCGGCGTGGCGCGGGGCGCCGGTGCCGCGGGTCGACGTTCAGGTCCCGGTCGGGATGCTGTCCGCGTCCGCCGCGGGGGTGATCCCGCGGTTCGGGCAGCTCTCGGCCGCGCAGGCCCGCGCGCTGGCCTCCTGCGGGCCGGCGGTGGTCACGCCGTGGAAGTCCGTGGTGCTGCCGGACGCGCCCGCCGATGTCTTCGAGCGGCTCGGCTTCGGTGGCGAGCCCCTGGGGACCAGCGCGTGCATCGGCCGTCCGGGCTGCGCGAAGTCGCGCGCCGACGTCCGCGCCGACGCCGTGTTCCGGTCCGGGCTGCGCGCGCACTTCTCGGGCTGTGAGCGGCGGTGCGGGAAGCCGTCGCAGTCCACTGTGGACGTTGTCGCCGAAGCGGGCGGCTACCGGGTCGACGGCCGGTGGGTGCCGTTCGAAGAGCTGAAAGGAACGCTGTGA
- the cbiE gene encoding precorrin-6y C5,15-methyltransferase (decarboxylating) subunit CbiE yields MREKSRRPATGPGDSDDVPPRSPRRLTVVGIGADGWPGLSEQAQALVLGADVVVGAPRQLGYLPAEVPAVPWPSPLLPGLDALLAEHDGHRVCVLASGDPFLSGVGSTLVAHGYEVEALPALSSVTLARARLGWSAEETEVVTLVGRSSARAARVLAPRRRVLVLGADAAALRSLLTVRGYGESELFALENLGGPEERIFDGWTGDPGPLTVFALECTGPALPLIGIPDDVYAHDGQLTKRDLRVSALARLAPSPGDLLWDVGAGAGSVGIEWSRMHAMNRSIAIERDPERAERIGRNAVDLGVPELEVVTGEAPDALSALPAPDAVFIGGGVTVPGVLDACLTTGARVVAHGVTLEAEQVLARAYEQHGGELLRIAVERAAPLGGFTGWTPARTVTQWSSR; encoded by the coding sequence GTGCGCGAAAAATCACGTCGACCTGCAACGGGACCCGGGGATTCCGACGACGTCCCACCGCGGAGCCCACGACGCCTGACGGTGGTCGGGATCGGCGCCGACGGCTGGCCCGGGCTCTCGGAACAAGCCCAGGCCCTCGTCCTCGGCGCCGACGTCGTCGTCGGCGCGCCGCGGCAGCTGGGGTACCTGCCCGCGGAGGTGCCGGCGGTGCCGTGGCCTTCGCCGTTGCTGCCCGGTCTGGACGCGCTGCTCGCCGAGCACGACGGCCACCGCGTGTGCGTCCTGGCCAGCGGAGATCCGTTTTTGTCGGGGGTGGGTTCTACTCTGGTGGCTCATGGATACGAGGTCGAGGCGCTGCCCGCGCTCTCGTCGGTGACACTGGCCCGGGCCCGGCTGGGCTGGTCCGCCGAGGAGACCGAGGTGGTGACCCTCGTCGGCCGATCGTCGGCGCGCGCGGCCCGGGTGCTCGCGCCGCGCCGGCGGGTGCTCGTCCTGGGTGCCGACGCGGCGGCTCTGCGCTCCCTGCTCACCGTGCGGGGTTATGGCGAGAGCGAGCTGTTCGCGCTGGAGAACCTGGGCGGGCCCGAAGAGCGCATCTTCGACGGCTGGACCGGCGATCCCGGTCCGCTGACGGTGTTCGCGCTGGAGTGCACCGGCCCGGCGCTGCCCCTGATCGGCATCCCGGACGACGTGTACGCCCACGACGGCCAGCTGACGAAGCGCGACCTGCGGGTCTCGGCGCTGGCCCGCCTCGCCCCGAGCCCCGGCGACCTGCTGTGGGACGTCGGGGCGGGCGCGGGCAGCGTCGGCATCGAATGGTCGCGGATGCACGCGATGAACCGCTCGATCGCGATCGAGCGAGATCCCGAACGCGCCGAGCGGATCGGCCGCAACGCGGTCGACCTGGGAGTACCGGAACTGGAGGTGGTGACCGGAGAAGCACCCGACGCGCTGAGCGCGCTGCCCGCGCCGGACGCCGTCTTCATCGGAGGCGGCGTCACGGTGCCGGGTGTACTGGACGCGTGCCTGACCACGGGCGCGCGAGTGGTGGCGCACGGAGTCACCCTGGAGGCCGAGCAGGTCCTGGCCCGGGCGTACGAGCAGCACGGGGGTGAGCTGCTGCGGATCGCGGTCGAGCGGGCCGCCCCGCTGGGCGGCTTCACCGGCTGGACGCCGGCGCGGACCGTGACGCAATGGAGCAGCCGATGA